DNA from Agathobaculum sp. NTUH-O15-33:
GCCCGCCGCAAGCGCCTATCGGGGCTGGGAAACGCCGATCGTCCTGCTGATGGACGCGGTGGTGCTCACTTGCCTGTGCGCGCAGTTGGCGGCGCTTCTCGGCGGCGGCTGGCGGTTTACCTGCTGGGTCGGCGCGCTGCCCGGCGCGGTGGGCGTTTTGGCCGCGCTTGTGCAGTGGCATGGCTACAAGCTCGCTTGTGAACCGGCCGTGTCCGTGCTGCTGCTCGCGGCGCTTATTTGGATTCTCGCGGCATACCGCCGCTTTCATCAACAAGGAGGACTGAAAATGAAGGTTCTGGTCATCGGCGGCGGCGGGCGGGAGCACGCCATCGTTCATACCTTAAAGAAAAGCCCGAAGGTGGATCATATTTGGTGCGCGCCGGGTAACGGCGGCATTGCGGAAGAGGCGGAATGCGTCGACCTGAAGGCTACCGATATCGACGGCGTGGTCGCCTTTGCCAAAGCAAACCAGCCCGATCTTGTCATGGTCGCGCCGGACGATCCGCTTGCCCTCGGCATGGTGGACGCGCTGGAAGCCGCCGGGTTCCGCGCTTTTGGCCCGCGTAAAAACGCGGCCGTGATCGAAGGCTCCAAGTCCTTTGCCAAGGAGCTGATGGAGAAATACAACATCCCCACGGCGGGCTACGCTGTGTTTGAAAATTCGGCGGACGCGATCGAATATATCCGCAAAAACGGCGCGCCGATCGTCATCAAGGCGGACGGCCTTGCGCTTGGCAAGGGCGTTACCGTTGCCATGACGGAGGAAGAAGCGATCGAAGCCGTGAAGGACGCGATTGACGGCGGCAGCTTTGGCGCGGCTGGCGCGCGCGTTGTGATCGAGGAATTTCTCACCGGGCCGGAGGTTTCGGTTCTGGCGTTTGTCGATGGCAAAACGCTCAAAACCATGCCCTCCGCGCAGGATCACAAGCGCGCTTATGACCACGACGAAGGGCCGAACACCGGCGGCATGGGCGCATTTTCGCCCTCACGCTTCTATACGGACGAAATCGCGGCCACCTGCATGGAAACGATTTTTAAGCCCACCGTCGCCGCCATGGCGCAGGAGGGCCGCCCGTTCAAGGGCGTGCTGTACTTTGGCCTGATGCTCACGCCGAAGGGCCCCAAGGTGATCGAGTACAACGCCCGCTTCGGCGATCCCGAAACGCAGGCCGTGCTCTCGCGCTTGGACAGCGACCTTTATGATATTTTTAACGCCGTGATCGATGAAAAGCTGGATCAGATCGACATCAAGTGGGCGGATAACGCCGCGTGCTGCGTCTGCATGGCTTCCGGCGGCTATCCGGGCGCTTATGAAAAGGGCAAGGAAATCGCCGGTCTGGATCAGGTAACGGATTCCATCGTGTTCCACGCGGGCACGGCGGTGAAGGACGGTAAGCTTGTTACCGCCGGCGGCCGCGTTCTGGGCGTAACCGCGGTAGCGGATACGCTGGACGAAGCCATCCGCAAGGCCTATGCGGATGTTGAAAAGATCCATTTTGATCAGGCACATTACCGCACGGATATTGGAGTGAAATAAATGAAAACCGAACAGCAGAACCGTATTTTGACCTGTATGGCCGATGTGCTGAACCAGAACGGCTTCCGCGCCGAGGTCATGCAGAGCGAGAACGCGCCCACGCTGCTGCGCTGCGAAGCCATGCGGCAGGGCAAGGTAGCCAAGGATGTGGTGATAGAGTGCTGCTTTATCCCCATGCAGCTGCCGGAAGAGGACATGGGCCTTTTGCAGTTTTTCGTTACCCTGTTCCAGAACGCGCCGGAAACAAACGCGGCGCAGACCCGCAAAGCCTGCGCCTACTGCAACGATTTCTGCGCGCTTGGCTCGTTTGGCTATTTTGAAGGAGCGGGGCAAATCTACCTGAAGCATAACACCCTGCTGGACGGCTCGCTGGAGCTGGAAAAGATCATCACCTTTGTGGCGGATAATATTTCCGTTTTGCTCGCCGCCGTTACTCGTTTTATCGACGGCCTAGCCGCGGTATCGTTCTCCGGCATGCCGCTGGATTCCGTGATCGATCAGGAACTGTTCCCCAAGCTGTAAAGCGGGATAATAGAAGAATGCAAAACGCTCCTCTGAAAAGAGGAGCGTTTTGCATAGATATAGAAATGAAAAAGTGATGTGTGCGATAAGCAATAGGGGGGACACAAAAGAACCGTCCCCCTGTGCACGTCTTTTAGTGTTTTAATCTTCTTATAGCATCAATAGAATCTGATAAAACTAAAAGCGAATACCCAATTAAAAGTAGCATAATAGCATGTTCAGGGTGAAGCTCACTTTTGTGATATCTAAGAAATGCAAAAAGAAAAATTACCATACAAATGAACACACGTCTTATATAATAACACTTTTTAGAGCTTATTCTCAACTTAAATTTATCATTCAGCATAAATTCAAAATAGAATAGCGCAATAAAGAGTGGAATTGCGAACAAGATAATGTGTTCAGGAATTTCGTTATGCCCAAACATGCTCAAAATGCCCATAAGCAATGAAAACAACGACAGTGATGCTATCACATAACAAGTTCGAAGATTTTTCTTCATGTCTTTCTTATGCAGGTTCAAACCTGACATCATAAGCGCTGCTATAGTCTAGTTCCGCATATGGGCGGGTATCCCAACCGGATATTACAGTAGAAGTTCCACCGGAAATTGAATCGTAAATAACAGAGCAACGTGCATATCCGCCTGCTTCCTCAACGCTTTTTCGTGCATAATAGTCCTGATATGCGCTGGCAAGACCAGCAGCCGCTAAAAGTTTTGAAAAAACATATTCCGGAACAAAACCCAAGACTCCTATTATAACAGCTCTTATAGTGCCAAAATTTCCAGCCAACAATTTGTTTGTTTCTTCTTTATTACAAAAGGTAATAGCATTTTTTACATAACCGTCGTCAAGCTGATATTTAAAGTCGTATTGATATGTAAGAACTCCGCCGTTGGGTGCATACCACCGCTGAGAGTTTGAGGCAAATGTGGATTGTTCCTTGGGAATAAGTGCTGCAACGTGTAGATCATAGTGCTCTAATGCGTCCTGCTCTTCCAACTGCCGATAAATTGAAGCCTTCAATTCTGCATACGGGTCAATGTTTTCATTTGCAGCAAATGCGAATGGCATCGAGATTACGCCCATAGAAAAACACAACAAAATGGATACCAATTTTCTCAACGTTTTTTTCATAATGAAGTCCTCCTTTTCGTCATGGATACCATAGAAAATACTCGACTTTTTCGGAATTTTTACTCCTTAAAAATGAGATTATTGATGTGATACCATCATAGGCATCAAATCCTTTCTTAAATAGAAGATAAGGGGTGGCGATTCCGTCTTATTGGTATTGATGTTGGGAAGAACAATAGAGCCACCGCTTTGTCTTATATCTGTGCCAGATATAATAACTTTTAACTATAACTCAAAATGATTGATTTGGAAATGTTTTTGTCGGGAAACATGCCTGAAATGGCGTGAAAAATTACTTGGAGAGCAAGTGAAACGAGTGGATAGAAGAACTGTCCGAAACCACTGAAAACCCTTTGTTTGATGGAACAGCATAAACAATGCAGGATATAATAAAATATTTTACAAAAAAACAAAGAATAACAAATCGTATTAAAGAAGTCGAAAAAAATGGTTTTTCTCTTTCTCAGAAATCTGGACTTTTTCAGTGGTTTCGAACTGTCCCCTTGGCTTTAAATCTGATATAAAACTCATTTATTCAATTTTTGTGGAACCTCCGGCTCATACATCCCACCATGCGATGCCGTGCCAACGGATACCACAGCCGCAAGGAACGCGCAGGCGGCGAGTTTGGTACAGAGCTGATAGATCATTTTTTTCATGATGTTTTCCTCCCTTTTCGTGAGTGGATATATATCGCCGAAATCATGCACAAAGACACGATCCAGAGCGTCAAGGAAATTGTCGCGCCTTCTTGCCGGTGGTACAGACAGAGGACGAATGCAAGAAGCGTCAGGCTATAATACAGCACAATGGAGAATCGCCGGTTCTTCTTTCGCACCGCATCGGTAAGCGGTTTGTTTGCGTGAGGGATGGGGGCGAAGAGCACGACCGGCACGGATGCCAATAGGTTTTCGCCAAGCAGAAGAATCGCGTTGTCGGGGGATAGCCACATATTACATAGCATGAATAACAGATACGCGCCAATGGTGCAGATGTGGCAGTGCAAATGCGTTTTTGCATGGTAGCCGCCGCAAAAGCTGCGCAGGCCGACGAAAATAAATAGGTACAGCACGCTATACCAAAGCTGGCCCGCAAGGCCGCCGATCAGCAGGATAGCGGAAAAGTTGATCAGGTCGGCAATCAGCAATTCAAACCCATATTCGTATATTTCGCGGTCGGCCGAAGGTATAATAGATCGGGCTATAAAAAAAGCAGTTATTCTAGCAGATATACTCATTCAGGAACCCTCCGTGAAAAAGTCTATCTGTAAAATAACTGCTTTTGTCGAAGTTTGCAAGGGGTTAGGCAAGTTTTGTATGAATACAGGCAAAATTGGTAATGAGTATCATAAATTATGAAAGAATATGAAATAAAATACAGTTGGAATTACAATGCGAAGGAAACCAAATTTGTGGCCGGGTGAGTCAGCGATGCCAGTAAGTAAAGATAACGCATACAAAAAAACATAGGAATCACCGAGGTAGTAGGGCGCGACGCCCTCGGCGCGCCATCTCGAAGGGACGTAAAACTTACTGGGAAACAATGTTACTTCGCTCGGCTGTACCCAGCCTGTTTGGTACTCCCGCATATTCCGGTGCTTCGCTCTCGGCGCGCCGAGGGCGTCGCGCCCTACTACCTCGGTGATTCACATGTAATTTGTATGCGTTACGTTTATCTTAATGGCATTGGGTGCGTCGCCCGGCGGCCACTACTGCGCATTTTTTGCGAGCGGGGCGAGCCTCCTATGACCGGGAAAGTAAAATTTCAGTGACAAAGCGGTCGTTTTCT
Protein-coding regions in this window:
- a CDS encoding accessory gene regulator B family protein, which codes for MSISARITAFFIARSIIPSADREIYEYGFELLIADLINFSAILLIGGLAGQLWYSVLYLFIFVGLRSFCGGYHAKTHLHCHICTIGAYLLFMLCNMWLSPDNAILLLGENLLASVPVVLFAPIPHANKPLTDAVRKKNRRFSIVLYYSLTLLAFVLCLYHRQEGATISLTLWIVSLCMISAIYIHSRKGRKTS
- a CDS encoding cyclic lactone autoinducer peptide; translated protein: MKKMIYQLCTKLAACAFLAAVVSVGTASHGGMYEPEVPQKLNK
- the purD gene encoding phosphoribosylamine--glycine ligase, translating into MKVLVIGGGGREHAIVHTLKKSPKVDHIWCAPGNGGIAEEAECVDLKATDIDGVVAFAKANQPDLVMVAPDDPLALGMVDALEAAGFRAFGPRKNAAVIEGSKSFAKELMEKYNIPTAGYAVFENSADAIEYIRKNGAPIVIKADGLALGKGVTVAMTEEEAIEAVKDAIDGGSFGAAGARVVIEEFLTGPEVSVLAFVDGKTLKTMPSAQDHKRAYDHDEGPNTGGMGAFSPSRFYTDEIAATCMETIFKPTVAAMAQEGRPFKGVLYFGLMLTPKGPKVIEYNARFGDPETQAVLSRLDSDLYDIFNAVIDEKLDQIDIKWADNAACCVCMASGGYPGAYEKGKEIAGLDQVTDSIVFHAGTAVKDGKLVTAGGRVLGVTAVADTLDEAIRKAYADVEKIHFDQAHYRTDIGVK